Proteins from a single region of Cytophagaceae bacterium:
- a CDS encoding TolC family protein, protein MKKLILPILFISFFGKAGAQSAILDNYIKAGIESNSSLRQQDLELQKALKSIDLAKSNLFPKIAFNPNYTLAAGGRRLEFPIGDLLNPVYSTLNALTKTNNFPQVENVSELLAPHNFHDTRITFQMPVFNADIRNNIALQKQILTTEQSKKKFLMFELKSNIEAAYYQYLQATEALEIFENSIVVRKEFVDLNEKLVKNQVALKDAVLSAQYELSKLEQQYLEAQKNRELARSYFNFLLNKDLNAEILIDSTIIKSLPAVGIIEFYQNWAQGNRPEFDQINSGKLVNLAVLHLQQKNEKLPQVFLGGNTGFQGYGYKFNNQAYLIAQIGLNWDLFHGYEKKHKIAQTKIEGNILDEKQKQVRQMIELQVKQKYLETETAQSNLKPVEEAIQKTEKILELTESRYKNGNALVIEVNTAQNEVLIARLTASIARYALWTKYADLKKASGI, encoded by the coding sequence ATGAAAAAGCTTATTCTTCCAATTTTATTTATTTCGTTTTTTGGAAAAGCCGGGGCTCAGTCGGCCATTTTGGATAACTACATCAAGGCAGGAATCGAAAGCAATTCATCTTTAAGGCAGCAAGATCTGGAATTACAAAAGGCACTAAAATCAATTGATCTGGCTAAAAGTAATCTTTTTCCCAAAATTGCTTTCAATCCAAATTATACCCTTGCTGCTGGTGGTCGCAGACTGGAATTTCCTATCGGTGATCTATTAAATCCGGTGTATTCTACATTGAATGCCCTTACTAAAACCAATAATTTTCCGCAGGTAGAAAACGTAAGCGAGCTGTTGGCACCGCATAATTTTCATGACACCCGTATCACTTTCCAAATGCCGGTTTTCAATGCTGATATTCGCAACAATATAGCCTTGCAAAAACAGATTTTGACCACCGAGCAGTCAAAAAAGAAATTTCTGATGTTTGAATTAAAATCAAACATCGAAGCCGCTTATTATCAGTATTTACAAGCCACCGAGGCTTTGGAGATATTCGAAAATTCTATTGTTGTCAGGAAAGAATTTGTGGATTTAAACGAAAAATTGGTTAAAAATCAGGTTGCACTGAAAGATGCCGTTCTTTCGGCCCAATACGAACTTTCCAAACTGGAACAGCAATATCTTGAAGCACAGAAAAACAGGGAATTGGCAAGATCATATTTTAATTTTTTACTTAATAAAGATTTGAATGCCGAAATATTAATCGATTCTACCATTATTAAGTCTCTACCGGCAGTCGGCATAATCGAATTTTATCAAAACTGGGCTCAAGGAAATAGACCCGAGTTTGACCAGATAAATTCTGGCAAACTGGTGAATCTGGCAGTTTTGCATCTTCAGCAAAAAAACGAAAAGCTTCCGCAGGTGTTTTTAGGCGGAAACACAGGTTTTCAGGGGTATGGATATAAATTTAACAATCAGGCCTACCTCATTGCCCAAATTGGCCTTAATTGGGATCTTTTTCATGGTTATGAAAAGAAACATAAAATTGCCCAGACCAAAATCGAAGGAAATATTTTGGATGAAAAACAAAAACAGGTCAGGCAAATGATTGAATTGCAGGTAAAGCAAAAATATCTGGAAACAGAAACTGCCCAGAGTAATCTGAAACCTGTAGAGGAGGCGATTCAAAAAACTGAAAAAATACTGGAACTCACCGAAAGCAGATATAAAAACGGGAATGCTTTGGTAATTGAAGTTAACACGGCACAAAACGAAGTTTTGATTGCCAGACTAACCGCTTCCATCGCCCGATACGCTCTTTGGACGAAATATGCAGACTTGAAAAAAGCCAGCGGCATTTAA
- a CDS encoding copper homeostasis protein CutC: MSKKLLEICCYSVQSGKNAFYGGADRIELCGGRPEGGTTPSYGMARALIEEVDIPVFLMIRPRGGDFCYSESEIKTMLLDIEQFRNLNPGGFVFGGLTPAGDIDINTIKMLKDAAGSFPVTFHRAYDMCKNPEIALEQLIDLGINNLLTSGQRDKAFDGIENLKKYKEIVGNRLQIMAGSGVNPDNIPEINKSGVDAFHFSASKIFEGKMVYRNPNVKMGDQNANEYLLQEADLGLIKAAKSVIEKLDKM; encoded by the coding sequence ATGTCAAAGAAACTCCTCGAAATATGTTGTTATTCGGTTCAATCCGGCAAAAATGCTTTTTATGGGGGTGCTGATAGAATCGAGCTTTGTGGAGGCAGACCCGAAGGAGGCACCACACCTTCTTATGGTATGGCCAGGGCACTGATTGAGGAAGTTGATATCCCGGTTTTTTTAATGATCCGGCCCCGGGGAGGTGATTTTTGTTATTCAGAGTCTGAAATAAAAACTATGCTTCTCGATATTGAGCAATTCAGAAATCTAAACCCTGGTGGATTTGTTTTTGGTGGCCTTACACCTGCGGGCGATATCGATATAAATACCATAAAAATGCTTAAGGATGCAGCCGGGAGTTTTCCTGTCACTTTTCACAGGGCATATGACATGTGCAAAAATCCGGAAATAGCTCTGGAACAACTGATTGATTTGGGGATAAATAATCTTCTAACTTCCGGACAAAGAGATAAAGCTTTTGACGGAATAGAAAATTTGAAAAAGTATAAAGAAATTGTAGGAAATCGGCTTCAGATTATGGCAGGAAGTGGGGTTAATCCCGATAATATCCCTGAAATTAATAAATCGGGGGTAGATGCTTTTCATTTTTCGGCAAGCAAAATTTTTGAAGGCAAAATGGTTTACAGAAATCCTAATGTAAAAATGGGAGACCAAAATGCCAATGAGTATTTGTTGCAGGAAGCCGACCTGGGACTAATAAAAGCCGCCAAAAGTGTTATTGAAAAACTAGATAAAATGTAA
- a CDS encoding ATP-binding protein: protein MELKDLKSLVKKGEGYNLEFKLKTNHPEKIAKEIAAFANSGGGKLLLGISDDLMLKGLKYPDEDEYLIEKSIRKHISPSPEYDIERIKLDNEREIVVFDIKESTEKPLFYQTDTEEKKIFVRNEDKSIQASKEVREILKGQSKDRSFRFEYGEKERVLMSFLEKNKEITVSGFSEIANISKKNASRTLILLVLAGVLKVSPNESEDLFMSKESET, encoded by the coding sequence ATGGAACTTAAAGACCTGAAATCACTCGTAAAAAAAGGTGAAGGTTACAATTTGGAATTCAAATTAAAAACCAACCACCCCGAAAAAATAGCAAAAGAAATTGCTGCCTTTGCAAATTCGGGTGGTGGAAAATTGCTTTTGGGAATCTCTGATGATTTGATGCTCAAAGGTCTCAAATATCCTGATGAAGACGAGTATCTCATTGAAAAAAGTATTAGGAAACATATCTCTCCCAGCCCTGAATATGACATTGAGCGAATCAAGCTGGATAATGAGCGGGAAATTGTAGTTTTTGATATAAAAGAAAGTACCGAAAAGCCACTCTTTTATCAAACTGATACAGAAGAAAAGAAGATTTTTGTCAGAAATGAAGATAAGTCCATCCAGGCTTCTAAAGAGGTAAGAGAAATTCTGAAAGGGCAGTCAAAAGACCGGAGTTTTAGATTTGAATACGGAGAAAAAGAAAGGGTATTGATGAGTTTTTTAGAGAAAAATAAAGAAATCACAGTTTCAGGTTTTTCCGAAATTGCAAATATCTCAAAGAAAAATGCCAGCCGAACACTGATACTTTTGGTATTGGCCGGAGTATTGAAGGTTTCGCCAAACGAGTCCGAGGACCTTTTTATGAGCAAAGAATCAGAAACTTAA
- a CDS encoding DUF4260 domain-containing protein, whose protein sequence is MKTILKLEELAEFILGLFFFSVLHYNWWWFPVLLFVPDLSMIGYLVNPKLGAVVYNFFHHKALAILSIIFGYVLINNPLSLAGAILLSHSAMDRVFGFGLKYPDSFKNTHLGKLK, encoded by the coding sequence ATGAAAACGATTTTAAAACTCGAAGAACTCGCCGAATTTATTCTGGGATTATTCTTTTTTAGTGTTTTACACTACAATTGGTGGTGGTTTCCGGTGCTATTATTTGTGCCAGACTTGTCAATGATCGGGTATTTGGTTAACCCCAAATTAGGTGCTGTAGTATATAATTTTTTCCATCACAAGGCTTTGGCAATTTTGAGCATCATTTTTGGTTATGTATTGATAAACAATCCACTCAGTCTTGCCGGTGCGATTCTGCTTTCTCATTCTGCCATGGACAGGGTTTTCGGATTTGGATTAAAATACCCAGATAGTTTTAAAAATACACATTTAGGAAAATTAAAATAA
- a CDS encoding efflux RND transporter permease subunit, producing the protein MKLTEFSVKNHQFTIVVFLMIMALGINSLLTMPKSEDPVLKATFNSIVVVYPGTSPEDMENLIVNPIEEKMSAIADIKKMISYSNDGVASVIIEFEHNVDEDEKNNEVLRELNGLRNKLPQDIFSIDVFKYTPETVNIVQAAFLSETASYSELKEHAEDLKKKLLKIKDLKEVQIHAAPNRLLRIALNTDKLAQFRIPISRIMQILQSENLNIPAGSIEIGDRKINVKTSGSYDSVTEIENTVINTSGTQTLHLKDIADVYFDYEDDSYLARLNGKRGIFITASQKKNTNIFEVNNQLNPIIDDFVKKLPAHIVFEKSFDQAKSVSKRLMGLARDFGIAILLVLITLIPLGFRAAFIVMISIPLSLAIGLAGLDFLGFGINQLSVVGLVISLGLLVDDSIVVVENIARYLRMGHSRKEAAIQATKQISLAVLGCTATLIFAFLPLTQLPESPGDFIRSLPMAVITTVLASLFVSMTIVPFMASLIMPKEEHEEGNMFLQYLNKAIDGSYKIVLSWSLSNPYKTLIIAFALFLGSLALIPVIGVSVFPKSEKPMFLINIETPLGTSLNTTDKAVRFVENALKQDSLVKNYSSNIGKDNPRIYYNILPKGGAQSNIAQIFVQLHDGTEVPDRTELIDRLRLKFENYPGAKIRAIEFEQGAPVEAPLAVRIFGENLDSLKNISAKVENLYKSTQGTMYVNNPIASSKTDFRVKINKDKAGMYGIATAEIDRLVRLAISGLSVGTYQDKNGDDYEINITLPRGKKVGMDVFEKIFIPTALGSQIPLSQLATVEFEASPNRIQHYDQERYTSVTAFIANGFLTPDVQDRFKEKLSKYKLPEGYHIEFAGEEEQKKETFGGLGTIILITIFGILAILILEFKTFKSSFIVLSVIPLGVIGGVSILFLSGNSLSFTAIVGLIALAGIEVKNSILLVDYTNYLRKEEGLTVNQAIEKAGKTRFIPIVLTTMTAIGGLIPLVLEHSPLYSPLALVIIGGLLSSLILTRIVTPVMYKLLPPGVD; encoded by the coding sequence ATGAAATTAACCGAATTTTCAGTAAAAAACCACCAGTTTACCATAGTTGTTTTTCTGATGATCATGGCATTAGGTATCAACTCACTTTTGACTATGCCCAAGTCAGAAGATCCGGTGCTGAAGGCAACTTTTAACTCTATCGTAGTAGTGTATCCGGGTACAAGTCCCGAGGACATGGAAAACCTGATAGTAAATCCAATAGAAGAAAAAATGAGTGCCATTGCAGATATCAAAAAAATGATATCCTATTCCAACGATGGAGTGGCCTCAGTAATCATTGAATTTGAGCATAATGTTGATGAAGATGAGAAAAACAACGAAGTTTTAAGAGAGCTCAATGGTTTGAGAAATAAGCTTCCTCAGGATATTTTTTCAATTGATGTATTCAAATATACACCTGAAACTGTAAATATAGTACAGGCAGCATTTTTATCTGAAACAGCCTCATATTCAGAATTAAAAGAGCATGCCGAAGATCTGAAAAAGAAGCTTTTGAAAATCAAAGACCTAAAAGAAGTACAGATTCATGCCGCACCAAACCGACTTCTGAGAATAGCATTGAACACCGACAAGCTGGCTCAATTCCGAATTCCTATTTCCAGAATTATGCAGATTTTGCAATCTGAAAATTTAAATATTCCCGCGGGTTCCATCGAAATTGGGGACAGGAAAATTAACGTAAAAACCTCAGGATCTTATGATTCAGTAACCGAAATCGAAAACACTGTAATTAATACTTCGGGAACGCAAACGCTACATCTTAAAGATATAGCAGATGTTTATTTTGATTATGAAGATGACAGCTATTTGGCCAGATTAAATGGTAAAAGGGGTATATTTATTACGGCTTCTCAGAAAAAAAACACCAATATATTTGAAGTAAACAATCAGTTAAACCCAATTATTGATGATTTTGTAAAAAAACTACCTGCTCATATCGTATTTGAAAAGAGTTTTGATCAGGCCAAAAGCGTTTCGAAACGCCTCATGGGCTTGGCCAGAGATTTTGGAATCGCAATTTTGCTTGTATTAATTACGCTGATTCCACTTGGTTTCAGGGCAGCTTTTATTGTGATGATTTCAATTCCTCTCTCCCTGGCTATTGGCTTGGCTGGTTTAGATTTTTTGGGATTCGGAATCAATCAACTATCAGTTGTTGGGCTAGTTATATCTCTTGGTTTATTGGTTGATGACTCCATTGTAGTGGTGGAAAATATCGCCAGGTATTTACGGATGGGCCATAGCCGGAAAGAAGCCGCAATACAAGCAACCAAGCAAATCAGTCTGGCGGTTTTGGGCTGTACGGCCACCTTAATATTTGCCTTTTTGCCTTTGACCCAGCTTCCTGAGTCTCCGGGAGACTTTATACGAAGTCTCCCTATGGCGGTTATTACCACTGTTTTAGCTTCTTTGTTCGTTTCAATGACCATCGTACCATTTATGGCTTCACTCATTATGCCCAAAGAAGAGCATGAGGAGGGCAATATGTTTTTGCAATATCTTAATAAAGCCATTGACGGTAGCTACAAGATAGTATTGAGTTGGTCTTTGTCTAATCCATACAAAACTTTGATAATTGCCTTTGCATTGTTTTTGGGAAGTCTTGCTTTAATACCTGTAATAGGTGTAAGTGTTTTTCCAAAATCAGAGAAACCCATGTTTTTGATAAATATCGAAACTCCGCTGGGTACTTCACTTAATACTACCGACAAAGCAGTAAGATTTGTAGAAAATGCTTTGAAACAAGATAGTTTGGTCAAAAACTATTCATCTAATATTGGAAAAGACAACCCCAGAATTTACTATAATATTTTGCCCAAAGGGGGTGCTCAAAGTAATATTGCCCAAATTTTTGTGCAACTTCATGATGGTACCGAAGTGCCCGATCGCACGGAACTAATTGACCGTTTGCGGTTGAAATTTGAAAACTACCCCGGAGCAAAAATCCGGGCCATAGAGTTTGAGCAGGGTGCTCCGGTTGAGGCTCCTCTGGCGGTCAGGATTTTTGGGGAAAATCTTGACTCACTTAAGAATATTTCTGCAAAAGTTGAGAATCTTTACAAATCAACCCAAGGCACCATGTATGTCAATAACCCAATTGCATCTTCGAAAACTGATTTTAGGGTGAAAATCAACAAAGACAAAGCCGGGATGTATGGTATTGCCACTGCAGAAATCGACCGACTTGTTAGATTGGCTATTTCAGGCCTTTCAGTTGGTACATATCAGGACAAAAACGGAGACGATTATGAAATAAATATTACGTTACCACGGGGGAAAAAAGTAGGAATGGATGTTTTTGAAAAGATTTTTATTCCTACGGCTTTGGGCTCCCAAATTCCACTGTCACAACTGGCCACAGTTGAGTTTGAGGCATCACCTAACCGCATTCAGCATTATGACCAGGAAAGGTACACCAGCGTAACGGCATTTATAGCCAATGGTTTTCTCACACCTGATGTACAGGATAGATTTAAAGAAAAACTGAGTAAATATAAATTGCCGGAAGGCTATCATATAGAATTTGCAGGTGAGGAAGAACAGAAAAAAGAAACCTTCGGCGGATTAGGAACAATAATTCTTATTACCATTTTTGGTATTTTGGCAATTTTGATATTGGAATTCAAAACATTCAAAAGCTCATTTATTGTGCTTTCAGTTATTCCATTGGGAGTAATTGGTGGGGTAAGTATTTTGTTTCTTTCGGGCAATTCCCTTTCATTCACAGCTATTGTAGGATTGATCGCCTTGGCTGGAATCGAGGTCAAAAACTCAATTTTGCTGGTTGATTATACCAATTATTTGAGGAAAGAAGAAGGTCTCACTGTAAATCAAGCCATAGAAAAAGCCGGAAAAACGAGGTTTATTCCAATTGTATTGACTACGATGACCGCCATCGGAGGACTTATACCTTTGGTATTGGAGCATTCGCCCTTGTATTCACCTCTTGCATTGGTTATTATAGGAGGATTGCTCTCATCATTGATTTTAACCAGAATTGTAACTCCGGTGATGTATAAACTTTTACCTCCTGGTGTGGATTGA
- a CDS encoding PaaI family thioesterase, whose amino-acid sequence MLKDFIGKEAKDSSPSPFGRWLNGKLISAEQGKLVAEFVVRDEMTNPAGIMHGGAIAAIIDEIIGMTTFSLGKKGFYVAVNLNVDFLRPGKKGETIRAETEIVRDGKSMAHAECRIFNQEGKLMAKAASNLAIVNF is encoded by the coding sequence ATGCTAAAAGATTTTATTGGAAAAGAAGCCAAAGACAGCAGCCCATCGCCATTTGGCAGGTGGTTAAACGGGAAACTCATATCAGCTGAGCAGGGAAAACTGGTGGCTGAGTTTGTGGTTCGTGATGAAATGACCAATCCTGCCGGAATAATGCATGGAGGTGCTATAGCTGCCATCATCGACGAGATCATCGGGATGACCACTTTTTCTTTAGGCAAAAAAGGCTTTTATGTGGCGGTTAATCTCAATGTGGATTTTTTAAGACCGGGAAAAAAGGGAGAAACGATCAGAGCGGAGACCGAAATCGTAAGAGACGGGAAATCAATGGCTCATGCCGAATGCCGGATATTTAACCAGGAAGGTAAACTTATGGCCAAAGCGGCATCAAATCTGGCCATAGTAAATTTCTGA
- a CDS encoding DUF2795 domain-containing protein: MYWTLELVSYLEDAPWPATKDELIDFSIRSGAPNEVIENLSELEDDGQPYENIEEIWPDYPTKEDFFFNEDEY; encoded by the coding sequence ATGTATTGGACACTAGAACTTGTATCTTATTTGGAGGATGCACCCTGGCCAGCAACTAAAGACGAATTGATCGATTTTTCAATAAGGTCAGGAGCTCCAAACGAGGTAATCGAAAACTTGTCTGAACTGGAGGACGATGGCCAACCTTATGAAAATATCGAGGAGATCTGGCCGGATTATCCAACAAAAGAAGATTTCTTTTTCAACGAAGACGAATATTAA
- a CDS encoding PorT family protein translates to MLSLHRKKTLISTLLFFITVIGYSQNDVQFQPDYDAKKVHFGYFLGVATTHYLFKFNSTMLSASNSGKVKSITSPSTTGIKAGGVINVHLNDYFDFRFSPLSISIFNRKILESDSISSTQQDKAWFEIPMLLKYKSERRNNSRMFFFGGLKYGFETNIINKRGKAFTNSALYTKSSDLTLDYGMGLEIFREYFKVTPEVHFSHGLKNMKEPGVPADSYLRLVDKIRTHTVTFYLVFQ, encoded by the coding sequence ATGCTCAGTTTACATAGGAAAAAAACCCTGATATCGACACTTTTGTTTTTTATCACTGTAATTGGATATTCACAAAACGATGTCCAGTTTCAGCCTGATTATGATGCAAAAAAAGTGCATTTCGGGTATTTTTTGGGTGTTGCCACTACGCATTACCTTTTCAAGTTTAACAGCACTATGTTATCGGCGTCCAACAGTGGCAAGGTAAAATCTATTACTTCGCCCAGTACAACCGGCATCAAAGCTGGAGGAGTCATTAATGTTCACCTCAATGATTATTTCGATTTCAGGTTTTCTCCCTTGTCAATTTCAATATTTAATAGAAAAATTCTGGAGTCAGATTCGATTTCATCAACTCAGCAGGATAAGGCCTGGTTTGAGATTCCAATGTTGTTGAAATACAAATCAGAAAGGCGAAACAACAGCCGGATGTTCTTTTTTGGAGGTTTAAAATATGGTTTTGAAACCAATATCATCAATAAAAGAGGTAAAGCATTTACCAACAGTGCACTTTATACCAAATCCTCAGACCTAACTTTGGATTATGGAATGGGTCTGGAAATCTTCAGGGAATATTTCAAAGTAACGCCTGAAGTACATTTTTCTCATGGATTAAAAAACATGAAAGAACCTGGCGTTCCCGCGGATAGTTATTTAAGGTTGGTTGATAAAATCAGAACCCACACTGTTACATTTTATCTAGTTTTTCAATAA
- a CDS encoding porin has product MLCVSIFTFGQESGSLLSVDTTHLKKILNTYKKLEYVGFSGYIQPQFQIAQEKGIKSFNGGDFGTQVDNRFMLRRGRFRIDYARFSAENMPKLNFVFQFDGTERGFFIRDFWGRIYENKLNYFSIVTGMFARPMGFEVNLSSSDRESLERGRMSQLLMKTERDLGAMISFEPKGQKDWRNHIKYDIGLFNGQGLAASADFDSHKDLISRLVLRNVKIHKMILSASVSGLFGKIANPSGQEYRINENGKFTLNTSDAIAPRIYKGADIQLKIPNKNKMFTELRAEYMKGLQPGLVSSTETPTSLPVLNGVATPFYVRNFNGAYFYFLQNIVSTKNQIILKYDWYDPNTKLSGKEITTEFNDAEIKYNTLGLGYIRYVNENLKVVFYYDMPKNEFTSKESSKSDIKDNTLSCRVQYRF; this is encoded by the coding sequence ATGCTTTGTGTATCCATATTTACTTTTGGTCAGGAAAGCGGTTCACTTCTTAGTGTAGACACCACCCATCTAAAAAAAATCCTAAACACTTATAAAAAGCTCGAATATGTTGGCTTTTCAGGTTATATACAGCCTCAATTTCAAATTGCCCAGGAAAAGGGAATCAAAAGTTTTAACGGAGGAGATTTTGGTACTCAAGTCGATAACAGATTTATGCTTCGTCGTGGTCGATTTCGTATAGATTATGCCAGATTTTCCGCCGAAAATATGCCAAAACTCAACTTTGTTTTTCAGTTTGATGGTACAGAAAGGGGATTTTTTATACGAGATTTCTGGGGAAGAATTTATGAAAACAAACTCAATTATTTCTCGATAGTAACAGGAATGTTTGCCCGCCCAATGGGATTTGAAGTAAACTTAAGTTCATCAGACCGGGAATCGTTGGAAAGGGGCCGAATGTCACAACTATTGATGAAAACCGAAAGAGACCTGGGTGCCATGATTTCTTTTGAACCGAAAGGCCAAAAAGACTGGAGGAATCATATTAAATACGACATTGGACTTTTTAATGGACAAGGACTTGCTGCATCTGCCGATTTTGATAGCCATAAAGATTTGATAAGTCGATTGGTATTGAGGAATGTAAAAATCCATAAAATGATACTTTCCGCAAGCGTATCAGGGTTGTTTGGAAAAATCGCTAATCCATCCGGTCAGGAATACAGAATTAATGAAAATGGAAAATTTACTCTGAACACTTCTGATGCTATTGCACCCAGAATATACAAAGGTGCCGATATTCAGCTAAAAATTCCGAACAAAAATAAAATGTTTACCGAGCTACGTGCCGAATATATGAAGGGACTGCAACCAGGCTTGGTTTCCTCCACAGAGACACCTACATCATTACCCGTTTTAAATGGAGTAGCAACTCCGTTTTATGTCAGAAATTTCAATGGTGCTTATTTTTATTTCCTTCAAAATATTGTCTCTACAAAAAACCAGATAATCTTAAAATATGACTGGTATGACCCTAACACCAAACTATCAGGAAAAGAGATAACCACTGAGTTTAACGATGCCGAAATAAAGTACAACACGCTTGGATTAGGATATATCAGATATGTAAATGAAAACCTAAAAGTGGTATTTTATTATGATATGCCCAAAAATGAATTTACATCTAAAGAAAGTTCAAAATCTGATATTAAAGACAATACTTTATCTTGTCGGGTACAATACAGGTTTTAA
- a CDS encoding efflux RND transporter periplasmic adaptor subunit → MKKLKILILLPVFFVACKSENKAENSNTEQLNTVRVATLETRSISDDIVASGILSSKSELKLAFKTGGMIKRMYVNEGQQVSAGQLLAELEMVEIDAQVNQAKIGLQKAQRDYDRVKNLLNDQAATQTQFQDVTSALEAAQQQVTAAQFNQKLSKIFAPAAGRILRKISDQGELITPFAPALILGTGSSAYIVELGLTDKDIVKIKTGNKATVELDAYPGEKFYATVSQIAQTVNPASGTFEVQLTLSSTNKKLISGFVAKGIIHAGIGTSGLVLPVSAVVESDGPKAVVYLYDAQTQTVSRKEVIIGKIGNDFIELKSGISPNDQVVVQGGGFLSDGEKVKMVK, encoded by the coding sequence ATGAAAAAACTAAAAATCTTAATTCTGTTACCTGTTTTTTTTGTTGCATGTAAATCAGAAAATAAAGCAGAAAACTCCAACACGGAGCAATTGAATACCGTAAGAGTCGCTACACTCGAAACCAGAAGTATTTCTGACGACATCGTCGCCTCCGGCATTCTGAGCTCGAAGTCTGAACTTAAACTGGCCTTCAAAACAGGCGGGATGATTAAGCGAATGTATGTTAATGAAGGACAGCAAGTGTCAGCCGGTCAACTTTTGGCCGAGTTAGAAATGGTGGAAATTGACGCTCAGGTCAATCAGGCCAAAATAGGTTTGCAAAAAGCCCAGCGTGATTATGACAGGGTGAAAAATCTGCTCAACGATCAGGCGGCTACCCAAACACAGTTTCAGGATGTAACCAGTGCTCTCGAAGCTGCCCAACAACAGGTGACGGCCGCACAATTTAATCAGAAACTATCCAAAATATTCGCCCCGGCTGCAGGAAGGATTTTGAGAAAAATCTCGGATCAGGGAGAATTAATCACCCCTTTTGCTCCAGCCTTGATTTTAGGTACCGGTTCTTCGGCATATATTGTAGAATTGGGATTGACCGATAAAGACATTGTGAAAATCAAAACCGGAAATAAAGCCACAGTCGAACTGGATGCCTATCCCGGAGAAAAATTTTACGCCACTGTAAGCCAGATAGCTCAAACTGTAAATCCCGCTTCTGGTACATTTGAAGTTCAGCTTACGCTATCATCCACTAATAAAAAACTTATTTCGGGTTTTGTGGCAAAAGGGATAATTCATGCTGGAATTGGCACCAGTGGCTTGGTTTTACCAGTATCGGCAGTAGTTGAATCTGACGGTCCAAAGGCTGTAGTATATCTCTATGATGCCCAAACTCAAACCGTCAGTCGAAAAGAAGTGATTATCGGGAAAATAGGAAATGATTTTATTGAATTAAAATCGGGCATTTCACCAAATGACCAGGTTGTAGTTCAGGGAGGCGGTTTTCTGAGCGATGGCGAAAAAGTAAAAATGGTGAAATAG
- the ubiE gene encoding bifunctional demethylmenaquinone methyltransferase/2-methoxy-6-polyprenyl-1,4-benzoquinol methylase UbiE has translation MSVVPYKESDSSKKEQIAEMFDNVSHKYDFLNHLLSGGVDFYWRKKALNKIKDRKNDLVLDIATGTGDLAVEAWKTLKPKKIIGVDISEGMLKVGREKMQKLGLADKIDMQLGDSEKLGFDDNTFDTVIVSFGVRNFENLLKGLTDMCRVTKSGGTCLVIEFSNPKGFPFKHLYWFYSTKILPVIGRLFSNDSSAYTYLPESVKAFPDGNKFLEIFEKAGYTETSATPLTFGICSVYIGKKP, from the coding sequence ATGAGTGTAGTTCCCTACAAAGAAAGCGACAGCAGTAAAAAAGAGCAGATAGCCGAAATGTTTGACAACGTTTCGCACAAATACGATTTCCTGAATCACCTGCTCAGCGGTGGTGTGGATTTTTACTGGAGAAAAAAAGCTCTGAATAAGATTAAAGACCGTAAAAACGATTTGGTTCTTGATATCGCTACGGGTACCGGTGACCTTGCAGTTGAAGCCTGGAAAACGCTTAAACCTAAGAAAATAATCGGGGTTGATATTTCTGAAGGTATGTTGAAAGTAGGCAGGGAGAAAATGCAAAAGCTAGGACTCGCAGATAAAATCGACATGCAGCTGGGCGACAGTGAAAAACTGGGCTTTGATGACAATACTTTTGACACGGTTATCGTTTCATTTGGCGTAAGGAATTTCGAAAACCTGCTCAAAGGTCTCACAGATATGTGCCGGGTTACCAAATCAGGCGGTACTTGTTTGGTTATAGAGTTTTCGAACCCAAAAGGATTTCCATTTAAACATTTATATTGGTTTTACTCTACTAAAATTTTGCCTGTAATCGGGAGGCTTTTTTCAAATGACAGCTCGGCTTATACCTATTTGCCTGAGTCAGTAAAAGCATTCCCTGATGGCAATAAATTTCTGGAAATATTTGAGAAAGCGGGCTACACCGAAACTTCGGCTACACCCCTAACCTTTGGCATATGCTCAGTTTACATAGGAAAAAAACCCTGA